A stretch of Rhinopithecus roxellana isolate Shanxi Qingling chromosome 12, ASM756505v1, whole genome shotgun sequence DNA encodes these proteins:
- the CDKN2C gene encoding cyclin-dependent kinase 4 inhibitor C — translation MAEPWGNELASAAARGDLEQLTNLLQNNVNVNAQNGFGRTALQVMKLGNPEIARRLLLRGANPDLKDRTGFAVIHDAARAGFLDTLQTLLEFQADVNIEDNEGNLPLHLAAKEGHLRVVEFLVKHTASNVGHRNHKGDTACDLARLYGRNEVVSLMQANGAGGATNLQ, via the exons ATGGCCGAGCCTTGGGGGAACGAGTTGGCGTCCGCAGCTGCCAGGGGGGACCTAGAGCAACTTACTAATTTGTTGCAAAATAATGTAAACGTCAATGCACAAAATGGATTTGGAAGGACTGCGCTGCAG GTTATGAAACTTGGAAATCCCGAGATTGCCAGGAGACTACTACTTAGAGGTGCTAATCCCGATTTGAAAGACCGAACTGGTTTCGCTGTCATTCATGATGCGGCCAGAGCAGGTTTCCTGGACACTTTACAGACTTTGCTGGAGTTTCAAGCTGATGTTAACATCGAGGATAATGAAGGGAACCTGCCCTTGCACTTGGCTGCCAAAGAAGGCCACCTCCGGGTGGTGGAGTTCCTGGTGAAGCACACGGCCAGCAATGTGGGGCATCGGAACCATAAGGGGGACACCGCCTGTGATTTGGCCAGGCTCTATGGGAGGAACGAGGTTGTTAGCCTGATGCAGGCAAACGGGGCTGGGGGAGCCACAAATCTTCAATAA